Proteins co-encoded in one Dreissena polymorpha isolate Duluth1 chromosome 12, UMN_Dpol_1.0, whole genome shotgun sequence genomic window:
- the LOC127853220 gene encoding uncharacterized protein LOC127853220 gives MGSSISLWRPTEDNAQIQKQKQLLRAKEASKQMLFGVFGNLLAIIEEFEQRTINGRVPRSAIALPDQKHKDLEDIRSIVQTQILLFETQNRVCLPEVKSSINSEMRQRTLIWAAVRSENNVALDETDTYIAQLYEILVKGKTKHECLEKPPKHVNDETIRENFQHIMKGKHDASVLDESFKADSRKKATAPATRQSSNEHAYRLGAQRIMGVKKDLEKVLQNDVKLFEKEVMMETSDLR, from the exons ATGGGCAGCAGTATCAGCCTTTGGAGGCCAACTGAGGATAATGCGCagattcaaaaacaaaaacaactactGAGAGCGAAAGAAG CCAGTAAGCAGATGCTATTCGGCGTGTTTGGTAACCTGCTGGCCATTATCGAAGAGTTTGAGCAGCGCACTATAAATGGACGCGTGCCGCGATCCGCTATTGCCCTACCCGATCAGAAACACAAAGATCTAGAAGAC ATTAGAAGCATAGTCCAGACCCagattttattgtttgaaactcAAAATCGCGTCTGCTTACCAGAAGTGAAATCAAGTATTAACAGCGAAATGCGTCAAAGGACTTTGATATGGGCTGCAGTAAGGTCAGAAAACAACGTCGCCTTGGATGAAACAGACACATATATTGCCCAGCTGTATGAAATTCTCGTAAAAGGAAAGACGAAACATGAATGCCTTGAGAAACCACC CAAGCATGTGAACGATGAAACCATACGGGAGAACTTTCAGCATATCATGAAGGGCAAGCATGACGCCTCGGTACTTGACGAAAGCTTCAAAGCTGATTCCAGAAAAAAGGCGACAGCACCAGCGACTCGTCAGTCTTCCAACGAGCATGCCTACAGGCTTG GTGCTCAGCGGATCATGGGTGTCAAAAAAGACTTAGAGAAGGTTCTTCAAAACGACGTTAAGTTGTTCGAGAAAGAGGTTATGATGGAAACGTCTGATCTCCGATAG